The Dyella caseinilytica genome has a window encoding:
- a CDS encoding DksA/TraR family C4-type zinc finger protein, which produces MATGWAGDGAVQDQIDATVSDAVQRARRQLRKGPGLTHCEECDAPIPAARREAVPGVRLCVSCQQAHDAERNTSLYNRRGSKDSQLR; this is translated from the coding sequence ATGGCTACCGGTTGGGCCGGCGACGGCGCCGTGCAGGATCAGATTGATGCCACGGTCAGCGATGCGGTTCAGCGTGCGCGGCGTCAGCTTCGCAAAGGCCCTGGACTGACGCATTGCGAGGAATGTGATGCGCCCATTCCCGCGGCACGGCGCGAGGCCGTGCCCGGGGTGCGTCTGTGCGTATCATGCCAGCAAGCACACGATGCCGAGCGCAACACCAGTCTTTATAACCGCCGCGGTAGCAAGGACAGCCAACTGCGCTGA
- a CDS encoding cupin domain-containing protein has translation MTEKARVLAEKLIRNVNTAATEHQSRGPLYDTVCARLGTGTAASKLGASIDTVAPGKRSCPYHFHYTQEEMFIVLEGTGTLRVDGEMLLIAAGDVIFIPPGPAYPHQIINTSDAPLKYLSISTREIPELVEYPDSGKYATIAAGPDGARFQWVQRSENSLDYWEGEP, from the coding sequence GTGACGGAAAAAGCGCGCGTGCTGGCCGAAAAGCTGATTCGCAACGTCAATACCGCAGCGACAGAACACCAGTCGCGTGGTCCGCTTTACGACACGGTTTGTGCGCGGTTGGGTACCGGTACTGCAGCCAGCAAGCTCGGCGCTTCGATCGATACGGTTGCGCCGGGCAAGCGCTCCTGCCCGTATCACTTCCACTACACGCAGGAAGAAATGTTCATCGTGCTGGAAGGGACGGGAACATTGCGCGTCGACGGGGAGATGCTGCTGATCGCAGCGGGTGATGTGATCTTCATTCCGCCGGGGCCGGCGTATCCGCACCAGATCATCAACACCTCGGATGCCCCGCTGAAATATCTTTCGATCAGCACGCGGGAGATACCCGAGCTGGTCGAGTACCCCGATTCTGGCAAATACGCAACGATTGCAGCCGGGCCAGATGGCGCTCGTTTCCAATGGGTTCAGCGATCCGAAAACAGCCTGGATTATTGGGAAGGCGAACCCTGA